In Chelmon rostratus isolate fCheRos1 chromosome 4, fCheRos1.pri, whole genome shotgun sequence, a genomic segment contains:
- the LOC121604924 gene encoding dimethylaniline monooxygenase [N-oxide-forming] 2-like codes for MVRRVAVVGAGSSGLACIKICVEEGLEPVCFESSTDIGGLWKFKESPEPERSSIYRSLVVNTSKEMMCFSDFPMPANYPNYMHNSQLLQYFRLYAEHFDLLRYINFQTTVRSVTQRPDFSLSGQWDIVTTNRDGKEERHIFDAVLVCSGHYTRPAFPLSDFPGHERFSGKCSHSWEYKDADAYRGKRVVVVGIGNSGGDIAVEISRSAEKTFLSTRHGAWVISRMSSNGLPVDMTSITRLNDILQLLLPATLVNWAVERALNQKCDHSLYGLKPKHRLLDRKPLLNDDLPRQILQGALVMKPNLKGFRDSGVIFEDGTVEENIDAVVFCTGYNRDFPFLPLALSEGPHGELTLYKRLFPPSLLQPTLAVMGLFQAKGPIMPVVEMQARWAVKVFAGLSHLPCEKKMLEVTESDMRRNMKSYPSQQEAALQIDYIPYLDFMAGEVGVRPNLLRLLLSDPVLWAKVFFGPCTPYQYRLTGPGKWAGARQAILTQWERVVRPFRTRAVPEPERRSFFCSAWLLLFWGTVITAVLLSKNVFVPVLQGTTQIMDRCKIFLKDPWFTGLPQ; via the exons ATGGTTCGACGTGTGGCAGTGGTTGGAGCAGGCAGTTCTGGACTGGCCTGTATCAAGATCTGTGTTGAGGAGGGCCTGGAGCCCGTCTGCTTTGAAAGCAGTACTGATATTGGCGGCCTGTGGAAATTTAAG GAGTCACCTGAGCCAGAGCGATCCAGCATCTATCGCTCCTTGGTGGTCAACACCTCCAAAGAGATGATGTGCTTCAGTGATTTTCCCATGCCAGCCAACTATCCAAACTACATGCACAActcccagctgctgcagtaCTTCAGGCTCTACGCTGAGCACTTTGACCTGCTCAGATACATCAATTTCCAG ACCACAGTAAGGAGTGTCACACAAAGGCCAGATTTCTCTCTGTCCGGTCAATGGGACATAGTGACCACTAACAGAGATggaaaggaagagagacacATCTTTGATGCAGTTCTGGTGTGTTCAGGCCACTACACCCGTCCAGCCTTCCCCCTGTCAGACTTTCCTG gacaTGAGAGGTTTTCTGGCAAGTGTTCTCACAGCTGGGAATATAAAGATGCAGACGCCTACAGAGGGAAGCGGGTGGTGGTGGTCGGTATTGGCAATTCTGGTGGAGATATTGCAGTTGAGATTAGTAGATCTGCGGAGAAG ACATTTCTCAGCACACGCCATGGGGCCTGGGTGATCAGCAGGATGTCCAGTAATGGCCTTCCCGTGGACATGACATCTATCACCAGGCTCAACGACATCCTCCAACTGCTTCTACCCGCCACGCTGGTCAACTGGGCAGTAGAGAGAGCACTGAACCAAAAATGTGACCACAGTTTGTACGGCCTGAAGCCGAAACACAG ACTCCTGGACAGGAAGCCTTTGCTCAATGATGACCTTCCTCGTCAAATCCTCCAAGGAGCGCTAGTAATGAAGCCCAACCTGAAAGGCTTCAGGGACTCTGGAGTCATATTTGAAGATGGCACTGTGGAGGAGAACATTGATGCTGTGGTCTTCTGCACAGGTTACAATAGAGACTTCCCATTTCTGCCCCTAGCTCTGTCTGAGGGGCCTCACGGAGAGCTGACATTGTACAA GAGGCtgtttcctccttctcttttacAACCCACACTGGCCGTCATGGGTCTTTTCCAGGCAAAAGGACCGATCATGCCCGTTGTGGAAATGCAGGCGCGGTGGGCTGTTAAGGTTTTTGCCG GTCTGAGCCATCTTCCATGTGAGAAGAAAATGCTGGAGGTCACTGAGTCTGATATGAGGAGAAACATGAAAAG CTATCCTAGCCAGCAAGAGGCTGCTCTCCAAATAGATTACATCCCCTACCTGGATTTCATGGCTGGGGAG GTCGGGGTTCGACCAAACCTCCTGAGACTACTACTGAGTGATCCTGTCCTCTGGGCGAAGGTCTTCTTTGGTCCCTGCACTCCATATCAGTATCGTCTCACCGGGCCTGGAAAGTGGGCTGGAGCGCGTCAGGCTATCCTCACCCAGTGGGAGCGGGTGGTTCGGCCTTTCAGAACCAGAGCAGTACCAGAACCAGAGAGGAGGTCTTTCTTCTGTTCGGCCTGGCTGCTCTTATTTTGGGGAACTGTGATAACAGCTGTGCTTCtgtctaaaaatgtgtttgttccaGTGCTGCAGGGTACGACTCAGATTATGGACAGATGCAAGATTTTCCTCAAGGACCCCTGGTTCACTGGTTTACCACAGTAA
- the LOC121605269 gene encoding flavin-containing monooxygenase 5-like, whose product MVQKVAVIGAGISGLTSIKACLDEGLEPTCFESSHDIGGLWRFKDDPEPGRANIYFSVIINSSKERMAFSDFPPPAHFPNNMHHSEMLQYLRLYAQAFKLLQHIRFQTTVVSVKHRTDFAATGQWEVETENREGQRDTHVFDAVLVCTGHFTRPHLPLKDFPGIESFEGRYFHSWDYRNAEGLQGKRVVVIGIGSSGGDISVDISRVAEKVYLATRSGAWVVSRVGEGGLPVDMLGTSRKDLMLQKLFPSWSARMLEKKVNKVFDHGLYGLKPKHG is encoded by the exons ATGGTTCAGAAGGTGGCCGTGATCGGTGCGGGGATTTCTGGTCTGACCAGCATCAAGGCCTGTTTGGATGAAGGTCTGGAGCCCACCTGCTTTGAGAGCAGCCATGACATTGGGGGTCTATGGAGATTTAAA gacgATCCAGAGCCTGGACGGGCCAACATCTATTTCTCTGTGATCATCAACAGCTCCAAAGAGAGGATGGCCTTCAGTGActtccctcctccagctcaTTTCCCCAACAACATGCACCACTCTGAGATGCTGCAGTATCTACGTCTCTACGCTCAAGCcttcaaactgctgcagcacataCGCTTCCAG acgACCGTGGTCAGTGTGAAGCACAGGACAGATTTTGCTGCGACAGGCCAGTgggaggtggagacagagaacagagagggtCAGAGGGACACTCATGTTTTTGACGCCGTGCTGGTTTGTACCGGACACTTCACCCGACCTCACCTGCCACTCAAAGACTTCCCAG GTATTGAGAGCTTTGAAGGCAGATATTTCCACAGCTGGGATTACCGCAACGCTGAGGGTCTGCAGGGGAAAAGAGTGGTGGTGATCGGGATTGGGAGTTCTGGAGGTGACATTTCTGTGGATATCAGTAGAGTTGCTGAGAAG GTGTACCTCGCTACCCGGAGCGGAGCCTGGGTTGTGAGCCGTGTAGGAGAGGGGGGACTCCCAGTGGACATGTTAGGGACGTCCCGAAAGGATTTAATGCTGCAGAAGCTCTTCCCCTCATGGAGCGCCAGGATGTTggaaaagaaagtgaacaaAGTATTTGATCATGGACTATATGGCCTGAAACCAAAACATGGGTAA